CCTCGACGAAAGCAGCAACATGGGCAAGAGCATCGTGGGCATCGACATCGCGGGATCCTCGATCCGCGCGGTCGAGGTCGCGAACGCCGACCGCGCACGCCCGACCGTCCTGCGGTTCGCCGAGGTCCCGACCCCGCCGGACGCCGTCAGCCGTGGCGAGGTGCTCGAGCCCAACACGGTCGCGTCGGCACTGCGTTCCCTGTGGTCCATCGGCCGGTTCCGCTCGAAGGACGTCGTGCTCGGCATGGGCAACCAACGCGTGCTCTCCCGCGACCTGACCGTCCCGGCCGCACCGTTGGCGCAGATCCGCGAGAGCCTGCCGTTCCAGGTGCAGGACATGCTCCCCGTTCCCGTCGGCGACGCGATCCTCGACTTCTACCCGACCGCCGAGGCGATGAGCGACAACGGTCCCGTCGTGCACGGCCTGCTCGTCGCGGCGATCAAGGACGCGGTGCTCGCGAACGTCAAGGCCGCGCAGCTCGCTGGCCTCAACCCGGTCGGCGTCGACCTCATCCCGTTCGCCCTGACCCGCGTCCTCGTGGGCCGGCCGGGGCTGCACGGCACCACGGCGCTGGTCCAGCTCGGCGCCGACACGACGACCGTCGTCCTCGTGAGCGACGGCGTCCCCCAGTTCGTCCGCATCATCCCGACGGGCGGGAACGACGTCACCAAGACGCTCGCGGCAGCGCTCGACATCGAGTTCGGACAGGCCGAGGTCGTGAAGCGGCACCTCGGCATCGGTACGGGCGCTCGCACGCCGGACGACGCGCGCGCCGTGTCGGTCATCGCCGACGCCGTCACGGAGCTCATCGCGAGCCTCCGGAACACGATCAGCTACTTCGTCAACACGCGCCCGGGCGACCACGTCGAGCGCATCGTCCTCGTGGGCGGTGGCGCTCGCCTCGTCGGCCTCCCCGAGGCGCTCGCCGCGCACACCCACCTCCCGGTGCAGCGCGGCTCGGCCTTCGCGGGGGTCGACCTCGCGCGGTCGATCCCGGTGCAGGACGTGACGGACCACGAGGACGCGATCGCCGTCGCCTACGGGCTGGCAGTGGGGAGTCGAGCAGCATGACCGCCACCGACGTCCGGGCCGCAGCGCCCGAGGACACCACCGGACCCGGACGGGGTCGCGCTCCGCGCGGCCCGCGCACGACGGCGTCCACCTCGATCGCGGGGCGTGAGCCGCGCGTCGACCTCCTCCCGCCCGAGGTCCACACGGAGCGCCGCGAACGGGCCATCGCGCGGCGCGCCTGGCTCGGCGTGATCGTCGCCGCCGCGGTCGCGGCCCTGGGCTCCGGCGGCGCGTACGTGCACCAGCTCGACACGGCGCAGTCGTACCTGTCCGCGCAGAACGAGACCACCTCGCTCCTGCAGCAGCAGCAGCGCTACTCGGAGGTCCGTTCGGCCGAGAACGACACGGCCCTGCTCGAGGCCGCCCAGTCCGTCGGCGGCTCCACCGAGATCGACTGGAGCTCGACACTCGCGCAGCTGAAGTCGGTGCTCCCCGCCGGCGTCTCCATCACCGCGATGACGATCGACTCGGCGGACTCCACCGAGTCCTTCGCGCAGTCGACCGTCCCGCTGCAGGGGTCACGAGCAGCGACGATGCAGCTGACGATCCAGAGCCCGAGCATCCCCTCGGTCCCGGACTGGACCGCACGCCTCTCGCAGCTCCGTGGCTACGTCGACTCGACGATCACGTCGGTCGCGCTCGAGGAGGACACGGGGCAGTACTCGGCGACCATCCAGGCGCACCTCGGCGCGAAGGCGTTCGACGGCAAGTACACGAAGGACGGATCGAAGTGAACAAGAACCGTCTGTCCCTCATCATCGCGTTGGCCGCGACGCTGGCCGTCCTCGCGGGCGGATGGTTCCTCGGCGCACAGCCGCAACTCGCACAGGCGTCCGACAACAGCGCCCAGCAGGCCGACATCGACGCGACGAACGCCCGGAACCGCGCCGAGCTCCACCGACTCGAGGAGGCGTACACGTCGCTCGACGCGACGAAGGCCGAGCTGGCTGCCCTGCGGGCCTCGGTCCCGTCCTCGACCGACACCGCCTCGCTGCTGAACCAGTTGAACGGCGCCGGCGCTGCCAGCGGCGTCACGGTCACGTCGATCACCATCGGTGACCCCAAGGCGTACGCCCCAGTGGCCGCGGCGGAACCGGCCCCGTCCGCGAGTGCGTCCCCGTCGTCGACGGCGTCCGCGTCGGCAGCGCCGACAGCCGCAGCGACGCCCGAGGCGCCGGCCCCGCACAGCGACGCCCAGATCACGAGCGCGAACTTCGTGGTCGTGCCCGTGACGGCGGCCGTCAAGGGGTCGTACGACCAGGCACTCGCCTTCACGAAGAACGTGCAGAACGGTCAGCGGCTGTTCCTCGTGAACGGGGTCGCGGCGACGAGTTCCGACTCGGGCGGCGACCCGATGGCCGACCAGTCGTGGTCGCTCTCCGGGTACGTCTACGTGCTCGCGGACCCCTCCACGAACGGCTGATCCGACCCCCACCAACTGGGGTCCGACGCGCCACGCCGCACCCTCTTCCGCACGGCCTCCCGCTGTGCTTACGATGCTCCTGAGCCCGCGCTCGCGGCTGCTCGTCCCTCTCTCGAACGGTCGCTCGAAACGGCCGTTCCTCGTCGTGCCCGGAGTCGCGCGTGTTGGCTGGAATCGTGGAGTTCCTCGGTTGGTTCGGAGCGGTAACCGTCCTTGCTGGTTACTTGCTCTTCTCGATGGGCAAGCTCCCGAACGGCCCCATTTACCAGCTGTTCAACCTCGTGGGCGGGCTCGCCGTGGCGATCAACGTCGCGGCGCACCACGCCGTCCCGTCGACGATCGTGAACGGCATCTGGGCGATCGTCGCGGTCGTCGTGCTCGTCAAGATGGCGAAGGCCCGTCGTGCGGCGAAGCGGGGTGCCCCGTCGACCGAGACGCCGGTCCTCCACGCCGAGCCCCCGGCGACCACGGCGGTCCTGCCGATCGTCGGACCGGCGCTGCGCGACCACGAGGCGGAGGCGACGTTCACCGCGGCACCCGCGCCGCGCCTCCAGGGCCCGGACGCCGACGGCGACGCGACCACCACGCCCGACGCGACGCACGCGACCGACGCGACCAGCACGCCCGACGCGAACAGCACGACCGACGCCCCGACCGCAGCCGCGCCGATGACCGAGTCCATCCCGGTCATCACGGCCACGATCGCCCTCGCGCTCGTCGCCGCAGCGCAGGAGCACGCCGACCAGCAGGAGCTCGCAGCGCAGGAGCACGCCGACCAGGCGACCCACGCCGACCCGATCCACGCCGACCAGGCCCACGCCGACCAGGCGACCCACGCCGACCCGACCCACGCCGACCAGCAGACGCACGCGAACGAGCCGCAGCGCGCAGACGCCACCCCCGCCTGAGCCCCGCCAGCGATACGATCACCGCATGTCCCGGTGGTTGATCGCGACGATGACGTCGATCCTGTTCATCGCGCTCGTCATCGCGGTGACCGGCTTCGAGGCCCTCCTCGCCGACGTCGAGGTCATCTCCCAGCCCGACGCCACCCCGTACCTCGGCCCCGCGATGGTGCTCGGCGGTGCCGTGGTGGTGTTCCTCGCGACCGCGGTCGGCTCCCGCGAGGGCAACCCCGGCGTCACCGGCCTCGTCGCCGCGGCGACCTGCTACCTGGTGATGCTCGGCGTCGGGGCGGTCGGCTACAGCCTGGTCCGCAGCGACCTCACCGAGCTGCTCGTGTTCCCGGCCGGCTACGCACTCGGGCCGTTCGTCGTCGGTTCGGTGGTCGTCGCACTCCTGTGCGTCGTCGGCGGGATCGCCGCGGCACGGCACCAGTCGCGCGCGTCGGGGGTGCGCCCGGAGCCCGGCGATGACGGTGCCCGCCGGTAGTCTTCCTGCAGCACCACAGGACGACGGGGGACCGATGACCGACCAGCACCAGGCCGACGGATGGGGATCCGTCCCGGCCGTGGACTCGATCCGCGGCACGCGGGACGCACCACCGGCGGGGGCGTCCGGACCGCAGCCCCGGCCCCGTCGTCGACTCGGTCGCGGTCGGCTCCTCAGCATCGTCGCGGGTGGCGCGGCCGTCGTGCTGCTCCTGGTCACGGGCGTGGTCGGCTACTCGGTCGGCACCTCGACGCACGCTGCCGATCGTCCGGTCCGTGCCTTCCTCGACGACCTCACGGCGGGTCGGGTGGGCGCCGCGCTCGACGTGGCGGGCATCGAGCACGACGAACGCGACCTGCTCCTCACCAAGGCCGCCTACGCGAAGGCGAAGGACCGCGTCACGGGGTACCGGATCGCCGCCACGCGTACGGACGGCGACACCGCCACGGTGACGGCGTACCTGCGGCAGGCGGGGCGCGACGTCTCGTCCACCTTCACCCTCGACAAGACGGGCACCGACTGGGGCGTGTTCCCGGTCTGGCAGCTCGAGGCACCGCGGCTCGGTGCGGTGGACGTCAGCCTGCGCGGCCCCACGGGCACGAAGGTGTCGGTGGCCGGGCAGTCCGTGGTCACGTCGAAGGACGGCACGGCGACGCTCACGGCCCTCCCCGGCACGTACGACGTGGCGGTGGACGGTGGCGAGTGGTACTCCGCCAAGGCCGCGACGGCGACGGTCACCGGGTTCGGGGGCACCGCCTCGAGCCCCGTCTCGATGACGACGGAGCTCACCGCAGCGGGCAAGCGGTCCGCCCAGGCGGCGGTGGACGCGTGGGTCGACGGCTGCATCGCCTCGACCGAGGCGGCACCGGCCGGGTGCAGCTTCTACGCCTACGGGCAGGACGCCGCGTACACGTACACGAACCAGAAGTGGACGCTGGACACCCGCCCAACCGTGTCGATCGGCGGGTGGGTGTCGAACGGCTGGCTCGTCACGACGACGTCCTTCGGGCGTGCCACGTTCACGGCGGACATCTCCGGCCCGGGCGGGGTGGGCACGGCGTCCGCCGGGCCGATGAACGTCAACGCCAGCGGGTACGTCACGGAGTTCACGGACGCGGGGGCGACGTTCCGCTCGGCGGTGGGCAACGGCTCGTCCGACACGGGCTCCTGACGCCGCGCACGACGGCGCCCCGGTGCGTCCAGGAGGCACGGTGCCGGCCCGCCACGTCCGTCCAGCGGCCGTGGGTCCGGTCCACCGCGCCCGGCCGGCGGCCGTGTGTCCGGTCCACCGCGCCCGGCCGGGCGGAGCGCCCCGCGCCCCGCGTGACCACCCACGCGACGCCTGTTCGCCCAGGGCACTCGTCACGCGCCTCCAGGGCGACGCGCCCGGATTGATTTCGCCGGGTTACGCGGGTAATCTCTTCCGGGTGTGCGCCTTCGGGCGTGCCCGAAAAGTCCGGTCCGACCAACGGTCGGCCGGAACACTCCGTCCCCCACTCGTCATCCGCCGTCAGGCGGTGATCAGCGTGGGACGAGGAAGTCGGCGGACCGCGCCGGCCGGAGAACACGAGCGAAGAACCAGGAGAACAGTTGCCTACTATTCAGCAGCTGGTTCGCAAGGGTCGTACGCCGAAGGTCACCAAGACCAAGGCGCCCGCCCTGAAGGCGAACCCCCAGCAGCGTGGTGTGTGCACCCGCGTCTACACCACCACCCCGAAGAAGCCGAACTCGGCACTGCGCAAGGTCGCTCGTGTCAAGCTCTCGAACGGCACCGAGGTCACGGCCTACATCCCCGGTGAGGGCCACAACCTCCAGGAGCACTCGATGGTGCTCGTGCGCGGCGGTCGTGTGAAGGACCTCCCCGGTGTCCGCTACAAGATCATCCGCGGTGCGCTCGACACGCAGGCCGTGAAGAACCGTAAGCAGGCACGTAGCCGCTACGGCGCGAAGAAGGGTTGAGCCAATGCCTCGTAAGGGTCCCGCCCCCAAGCGTCCCGTCGTCGCAGACCCGGTCTACGGCGCACCGATCGTCTCGCAGCTCGTGAACAAGATCCTGCTCGACGGCAAGAAGGGCCTCGCCGAGCGCATCGTCTACGGTGCCCTCGAAGGCGTTTCCGCCAAGAACCAGCAGGACGCCGTCGCGACGCTCAAGAAGGCGCTCGACAACGTCCGTCCCACCCTCGAGGTCCGTAGCCGCCGCGTCGGTGGCTCGACCTACCAGGTCCCGGTCGAGGTCAAGCCGCACCGCGCGAACACCCTCGCGCTCCGCTGGCTGACCTCGTACGCCAAGGCCCGTCGCGAGAAGACGATGACCGAGCGTCTCATGAACGAGATCCTCGACGCGTCGAACGGTCTCGGTGCCGCGGTCAAGCGCCGTGAGGACACGCACAAGATGGCCGAGTCGAACAAGGCCTTCGCCCACTACCGCTGGTAGTCCCGGCACCGTCCGGGCGCCGGTGGTCATGAACCCCGGCGCCCGCACGGACGCCAACCTCTCCTACAACTCTTCCGGAGGAACCCTGTGGCACAGGACGTGCTCACCGACCTGAACAAGGTCCGCAACATCGGCATCATGGCGCACATCGATGCCGGCAAGACCACGACGACCGAGCGCATCCTGTTCTACACGGGCATCACGCACAAGATCGGTGAGGTCCACGACGGCGCTGCCACGATGGACTGGATGGCGCAGGAGCAGGAGCGCGGCATCACGATCACGTCGGCCGCGACGACCTGCTTCTGGGACAACAACCAGATCAACATCATCGACACCCCCGGTCACGTGGACTTCACGGTCGAGGTGGAGCGTTCGCTCCGCGTGCTCGACGGTGCGGTCGCCGTCTTCGACGGCAAGGAGGGCGTCGAGCCCCAGTCCGAGACCGTCTGGCGTCAGGCCGACAAGTACGACGTCCCGCGCATCTGCTTCGTCAACAAGATGGACAAGCTGGGCGCCGACTTCTACTTCACGGTCGACACCATCATCAACCGCCTCGGCGCGGAGCCTCTCGTGCTCCAGCTCCCGATCGGCGCCGAGAACGACTTCGTCGGGATCGTCGACCTCATCGAGATGCACGCCAAGGTCTGGCCGGGCGACTCCAAGGGTGATGTCACCATGGGCGCCCAGTACGAGGTCCAGGAGATCCCCGCGGACCTCAAGGACCGTGCGGACGAGTACCGCGCCAAGCTGATCGAGCGCGTCGCCGAGACCGACGACGCCCTGCTCGAGAAGTACTTCGGCGGCGAGGAGCTCACCAAGGACGAGATCAAGGCTGCGATCCGCAAGCTCACGATCGCGTCCGAGGTCTACCCCGTCCTGTGCGGCTCGGCCTTCAAGAACCGCGGCGTCCAGCCGATGCTCGACGCCGTCATCGACTACCTCCCGTCCCCGCTCGACGTGCCGCCGATGATCGGCCACGACGTCAAGGACGAGGAGAAGGAGATCATCCGCAAGCCCGACGCGTCGGAGCCGTTCTCGGCCCTCGCGTTCAAGGTCGCGGTGCACCCCTTCTTCGGTCGTCTCACCTACGTCCGCGTCTACTCGGGCTCGATCGAGTCGGGTGCCCAGGTCATCAACTCGACCAAGGGCAAGAAGGAGCGCATCGGGAAGATCTTCCAGATGCACTCCAACAAGGAGAACCCGGTCGACAACGTGACCGCCGGCCACATCTACGCGGTCATCGGTCTCAAGGACACCACCACCGGTGACACCCTGTGCGACCCGACCAACCAGGTCGTCCTCGAGTCGATGACGTTCCCGGAGCCGGTCATCGAGGTCGCCATCGAGCCGAACACGAAGGCCGACCAGGAGAAGCTCTCCACGGCCATCCAGAAGCTCGCCGAAGAGGACCCGACGTTCCGCGTCGAGCTCAACGCCGAGACCGGTCAGACGACGATCAAGGGCATGGGCGAGCTCCACCTCGACATCCTCGTCGACCGCATGAAGCGCGAGTTCAAGGTCGAGGCGTCGGTCGGCAAGCCCCAGGTGGCCTACCGCGAGACCCTGACCAAGGTCGTCGAGCGCTACGACTACACGCACAAGAAGCAGACCGGTGGTTCCGGCCAGTTCGCGAAGGTGCAGATCGCCCTCGAGCCGATGGAAGTCACGGCCGAGAAGGTCTACGAGTTCGAGAACGCCGTCACCGGTGGTCGCGTCCCGCGTGAGTACATCCCGTCGGTCGACGCCGGTATCCAGGACGCCATGCAGGTCGGCATCCTGGCCGGGTACCCGACCGTCGGCGTGAAGGCCATCCTCAAGGACGGCGCGGCGCACGACGTCGACTCGTCTGAGATGGCGTTCAAGATCGCCGGTTCGATCGCCTACAAGGAAGCGGCCCGCAAGGCCGGTCCGGCGATCCTCGAGCCGATCATGGCCGTCGAGGTCCGTACTCCGGAGGAGTACATGGGCGACGTCATCGGTGACCTGAACTCCCGTCGTGGCCAGATCGCTTCGATGGAGGACGCCTCGGGCGTCAAGGTGGTCCGCGCGAGCGTGCCGCTGTCCGAGATGTTCGGCTACGTCGGCGACCTGCGGTCGAAGACCTCTGGTCGTGCGGTCTACTCGATGACCTTCGAGACCTACAGCCAGGTCCCGGCCAAGGTCGCCGAGGAGATCATCGCGAAGAACGCGGGGGAGTGACGCTCCAGCGTCTCTCCACAGGCGGGGGTGCCCGGCGACGGGCCCCTCGCCACCAAGTACAGTAAAGACACACACTGCACGCCAACGGTTCACGAACCGGGGCATGCTCTCCGAGTCCTGAGGAGGACCCACAGTGGCCAAGGCCAAGTTCGAGCGGACCAAGCCGCACGTCAACATCGGAACCATCGGTCACGTCGACCACGGCAAGACCACGCTCACGGCGGCGATCACCAAGGTTCTGCACGACCAGTACCCGGACCTCAACGAGGCCCGTGACTTCGCTCAGATCGACAACGCTCCCGAGGAGCGCGAGCGCGGCATCACGATCAACATCTCGCACGTCGAGTACCAGACCGAGAAGCGCCACTACGCGCACGTCGACGCTCCTGGTCACGCTGACTACGTGAAGAACATGATCACGGGTGCGGCGCAGATGGACGGCGCGATCCTCGTGGTCGCCGCCACCGACGGTCCGATGCCCCAGACGCGTGAGCACGTGCTGCTCGCCCGCCAGGTCGGCGTCCCCTACATCGTCGTCGCGCTGAACAAGTCCGACATGGTGGACGACGAGGAGATCCTGGAGCTCGTCGAGCTCGAGGTCCGTGAGCTCCTCGGCTCGCAGGAGTTCGACGAGGACGCCCCCGTCGTGCAGGTCTCGGCGCTCAAGGCGCTCGAGGGCGACGAGAAGTGGGTCAAGTCCGTCCAGGACCTCATGGCCCAGGTCGACGAGCACGTGCCGGACCCGGTGCGCGCCACCGACCAGCCGTTCCTGATGCCGATCGAGGACGTCTT
The sequence above is a segment of the Curtobacterium sp. BH-2-1-1 genome. Coding sequences within it:
- a CDS encoding DUF6121 family protein produces the protein MSRWLIATMTSILFIALVIAVTGFEALLADVEVISQPDATPYLGPAMVLGGAVVVFLATAVGSREGNPGVTGLVAAATCYLVMLGVGAVGYSLVRSDLTELLVFPAGYALGPFVVGSVVVALLCVVGGIAAARHQSRASGVRPEPGDDGARR
- the rpsG gene encoding 30S ribosomal protein S7; the encoded protein is MPRKGPAPKRPVVADPVYGAPIVSQLVNKILLDGKKGLAERIVYGALEGVSAKNQQDAVATLKKALDNVRPTLEVRSRRVGGSTYQVPVEVKPHRANTLALRWLTSYAKARREKTMTERLMNEILDASNGLGAAVKRREDTHKMAESNKAFAHYRW
- the pilM gene encoding type IV pilus assembly protein PilM, whose amino-acid sequence is MGKSIVGIDIAGSSIRAVEVANADRARPTVLRFAEVPTPPDAVSRGEVLEPNTVASALRSLWSIGRFRSKDVVLGMGNQRVLSRDLTVPAAPLAQIRESLPFQVQDMLPVPVGDAILDFYPTAEAMSDNGPVVHGLLVAAIKDAVLANVKAAQLAGLNPVGVDLIPFALTRVLVGRPGLHGTTALVQLGADTTTVVLVSDGVPQFVRIIPTGGNDVTKTLAAALDIEFGQAEVVKRHLGIGTGARTPDDARAVSVIADAVTELIASLRNTISYFVNTRPGDHVERIVLVGGGARLVGLPEALAAHTHLPVQRGSAFAGVDLARSIPVQDVTDHEDAIAVAYGLAVGSRAA
- the rpsL gene encoding 30S ribosomal protein S12, translated to MPTIQQLVRKGRTPKVTKTKAPALKANPQQRGVCTRVYTTTPKKPNSALRKVARVKLSNGTEVTAYIPGEGHNLQEHSMVLVRGGRVKDLPGVRYKIIRGALDTQAVKNRKQARSRYGAKKG
- the fusA gene encoding elongation factor G translates to MAQDVLTDLNKVRNIGIMAHIDAGKTTTTERILFYTGITHKIGEVHDGAATMDWMAQEQERGITITSAATTCFWDNNQINIIDTPGHVDFTVEVERSLRVLDGAVAVFDGKEGVEPQSETVWRQADKYDVPRICFVNKMDKLGADFYFTVDTIINRLGAEPLVLQLPIGAENDFVGIVDLIEMHAKVWPGDSKGDVTMGAQYEVQEIPADLKDRADEYRAKLIERVAETDDALLEKYFGGEELTKDEIKAAIRKLTIASEVYPVLCGSAFKNRGVQPMLDAVIDYLPSPLDVPPMIGHDVKDEEKEIIRKPDASEPFSALAFKVAVHPFFGRLTYVRVYSGSIESGAQVINSTKGKKERIGKIFQMHSNKENPVDNVTAGHIYAVIGLKDTTTGDTLCDPTNQVVLESMTFPEPVIEVAIEPNTKADQEKLSTAIQKLAEEDPTFRVELNAETGQTTIKGMGELHLDILVDRMKREFKVEASVGKPQVAYRETLTKVVERYDYTHKKQTGGSGQFAKVQIALEPMEVTAEKVYEFENAVTGGRVPREYIPSVDAGIQDAMQVGILAGYPTVGVKAILKDGAAHDVDSSEMAFKIAGSIAYKEAARKAGPAILEPIMAVEVRTPEEYMGDVIGDLNSRRGQIASMEDASGVKVVRASVPLSEMFGYVGDLRSKTSGRAVYSMTFETYSQVPAKVAEEIIAKNAGE
- the pilO gene encoding type 4a pilus biogenesis protein PilO gives rise to the protein MNKNRLSLIIALAATLAVLAGGWFLGAQPQLAQASDNSAQQADIDATNARNRAELHRLEEAYTSLDATKAELAALRASVPSSTDTASLLNQLNGAGAASGVTVTSITIGDPKAYAPVAAAEPAPSASASPSSTASASAAPTAAATPEAPAPHSDAQITSANFVVVPVTAAVKGSYDQALAFTKNVQNGQRLFLVNGVAATSSDSGGDPMADQSWSLSGYVYVLADPSTNG
- the tuf gene encoding elongation factor Tu — its product is MAKAKFERTKPHVNIGTIGHVDHGKTTLTAAITKVLHDQYPDLNEARDFAQIDNAPEERERGITINISHVEYQTEKRHYAHVDAPGHADYVKNMITGAAQMDGAILVVAATDGPMPQTREHVLLARQVGVPYIVVALNKSDMVDDEEILELVELEVRELLGSQEFDEDAPVVQVSALKALEGDEKWVKSVQDLMAQVDEHVPDPVRATDQPFLMPIEDVFTITGRGTVVTGRVERGTLDLNSEVEIVGIRPTQKTTVTGIEMFRKLLDKAEAGDNTGLLIRGLKREDVERGQVVVKPGSVTPHTEFKANAYILTKEEGGRHNPFYANYRPQFYFRTTDVTGVITLPEGTEMVMPGDTVSMAVELIQPIAMEPGLRFAIREGGRTVGAGTVEEIVK